The following are encoded in a window of Stigmatella erecta genomic DNA:
- a CDS encoding oxidoreductase — MTTKQAPIHSGFGARTTAREVLGSRRLDGLIAVVTGGYAGVGLETTRVLSAAGATVIVPARTPDKARTALAGLERVELERLDLFEPASIDSFAARFLESGRPIHMLLNNAGIMATPLVRDARGFESQLATNHLGHFQLTVRLWPALRKANGARVVTLSSRGHRRAAIDFEDPHFERRLYDKWVAYGQSKTANALFALALDVRGEPHRIRAFSVHPGAILTELVRSLSDEELRAIQAAGPGDFYKTPEQGAATSVWCATSPQLDGLGGVYCEDVDLAEPVPADFPEQRGVKPWARDLELAERLWTKSEAWTGVKLTP, encoded by the coding sequence ATGACAACGAAACAAGCCCCCATTCATTCTGGTTTTGGCGCGCGGACGACAGCGCGTGAGGTCCTTGGCAGCCGCAGGCTCGATGGCCTCATCGCCGTGGTGACCGGCGGGTACGCGGGCGTCGGACTCGAGACCACGCGCGTGCTCTCGGCCGCGGGTGCGACGGTCATCGTTCCGGCCCGGACGCCCGACAAGGCGCGCACGGCGTTGGCGGGGCTGGAGCGCGTAGAGCTCGAGCGTCTCGACTTGTTCGAGCCAGCCTCGATCGATTCCTTCGCCGCGCGATTCCTCGAGTCCGGCCGCCCCATTCACATGCTCTTGAACAATGCGGGCATCATGGCCACTCCGCTCGTGAGGGATGCCCGAGGCTTCGAGTCCCAGCTCGCCACCAACCACCTCGGCCACTTCCAGCTCACGGTCCGCCTCTGGCCCGCGCTGCGAAAGGCGAACGGTGCACGCGTGGTCACCCTGTCGTCGCGAGGCCACCGCCGCGCCGCGATTGACTTCGAGGACCCGCACTTCGAGCGGCGCCTCTACGACAAGTGGGTCGCCTACGGCCAGTCGAAGACAGCGAATGCGCTCTTCGCGCTCGCGCTCGACGTGCGCGGAGAGCCGCATCGCATCCGCGCGTTCTCCGTGCACCCCGGAGCCATCCTGACGGAGCTGGTGCGCTCGCTGTCAGACGAGGAGCTGCGCGCCATCCAGGCTGCGGGCCCAGGCGACTTCTACAAGACCCCGGAACAGGGCGCAGCCACGAGCGTCTGGTGCGCGACGAGCCCCCAGCTCGACGGCCTGGGCGGCGTGTACTGCGAGGACGTGGACCTCGCCGAACCGGTGCCCGCGGATTTCCCGGAGCAACGGGGGGTGAAGCCGTGGGCGAGGGATCTGGAGCTGGCCGAGCGCCTCTGGACGAAGAGCGAGGCGTGGACCGGCGTGAAGCTCACCCCGTGA
- a CDS encoding helix-turn-helix transcriptional regulator: MGIGPCAYTARAQPWLSRFSRGLVEVTPEGQVVRQLIRGALRGVGVRCGAGQLAHLGHPDRHIGCQAPRPRGFMGYERSHKSFHRRVPHPLAPGSRELRASPPGAAFRVKCGFVTERPRIPQRDELARFLRSRRARVRPADVGLPDGRRRRTPGLRREEVAVLADVGVSWYTWLEQGRDIHVSEPLLERLARALRLTPTERAHLFELAHGRPASRPSRAPQAVSDTLQRVIDAHPYPALVSTRRWDVLAWNAAAAIVYGDYGQLPAGRRNGLWSMFTQPERRALMPDWEGAARRSVAGFRLDAARAADRAEFDALAAELASVSPEFARFWSEHAVMDQVPEGRKALVFPGVGVIEFEHVTLMHAEPDGRELRVSLYSPQPGESTARARKLFRLTG; this comes from the coding sequence ATGGGTATTGGACCTTGTGCTTACACAGCGCGGGCTCAGCCCTGGCTCAGCCGATTCTCGCGCGGGCTGGTGGAGGTGACGCCTGAAGGACAGGTGGTGCGCCAGCTGATCCGTGGCGCACTACGGGGTGTCGGTGTTCGGTGTGGCGCTGGCCAACTCGCGCATCTCGGACATCCAGATCGACACATCGGGTGCCAAGCGCCGCGTCCTCGTGGCTTCATGGGCTACGAGCGCAGCCACAAGTCTTTCCACAGGAGGGTTCCGCATCCCCTGGCTCCAGGTTCGCGGGAGCTTCGCGCTTCTCCCCCAGGTGCCGCCTTTCGCGTAAAGTGTGGCTTCGTGACGGAAAGGCCACGTATTCCGCAGCGCGACGAGCTCGCGCGGTTCCTCCGCAGCCGCCGTGCGCGCGTTCGTCCGGCGGATGTGGGCTTGCCGGACGGCCGCCGACGGCGCACGCCGGGCCTGCGCCGCGAAGAGGTCGCCGTTCTCGCGGACGTTGGCGTGAGTTGGTACACGTGGCTCGAGCAGGGACGGGACATCCACGTGTCGGAGCCGTTACTCGAGCGCCTCGCCCGAGCGCTCCGCCTGACGCCCACGGAGCGGGCGCACCTCTTCGAGCTGGCGCACGGCCGTCCCGCGTCCCGTCCCTCGCGCGCTCCCCAGGCGGTCAGTGACACCCTCCAGCGGGTCATCGATGCCCATCCCTATCCGGCGCTGGTCTCGACGAGGCGGTGGGACGTGCTCGCATGGAACGCAGCGGCGGCGATCGTCTATGGGGATTACGGACAGCTTCCCGCCGGGCGGCGCAACGGACTGTGGTCGATGTTCACGCAGCCCGAGCGGCGCGCGCTCATGCCGGACTGGGAGGGCGCCGCGCGCAGGTCCGTTGCGGGCTTTCGCCTTGATGCCGCGCGCGCCGCCGACAGGGCGGAGTTCGATGCGCTCGCGGCGGAGCTGGCGAGCGTCAGCCCGGAGTTCGCGCGCTTCTGGAGCGAGCACGCTGTGATGGATCAGGTTCCCGAGGGACGCAAGGCGCTCGTCTTCCCGGGAGTAGGGGTGATCGAGTTCGAGCACGTCACGCTCATGCATGCGGAGCCCGATGGCCGGGAGCTCCGCGTCTCGCTCTATTCGCCGCAGCCCGGAGAGAGCACGGCGCGCGCACGCAAGCTGTTCCGGCTCACGGGGTGA
- a CDS encoding kelch repeat-containing protein codes for METTAKAQRVYDDGRAVDLDASTPRQWTSSAPQVASVEPQPDGTVKVTALKPGSTTITVNSDGASGEATLEVTDARLLSLQVSPTSASVLAGLTQQFTAQGTYGDGTTRDVTSSATWTSSNTAMATVSSTGLSTGVAAGGPITLTATLGGVSGTAQFTITPPPPVLISIKITPATASVLLGSTQQFTAQGSYSDGTTSDVTNSATWTSSDAAIATVSSMGLGTGVAGGGPVTLTASLGGVSGTAQLSVKGWTSAGSMSTSRYNHTATRLASGKVLIAGGRNGTTPLSSAELYDPATNSWSPAKAMAKGRFAHAALLLDDGYVIATGGVGALTSTEMYDPASDSWFVVSPMSGGRSGHTMTLLPSGQVLVTGGTDGNSALATAEVFEPLANLWVRSSTMSTARFNHTATLLSSGKVLVSGGSNGSGSLSSAEVYDPATNLWTPVATMVTRHSLHAATLLSSGKVLISGGTSLTDPSSSELYDPGANVWSTAGAMVAGRSRHTATLLDSGQVLVAGGDGSSYYNTAESYNPATPSWSAAFPMAVPRSQHTATLLTSGRVLVVGGEDGTHSLATAEMYAP; via the coding sequence ATGGAGACCACCGCGAAGGCCCAGCGGGTCTATGACGATGGCCGCGCCGTCGACCTCGACGCCTCCACTCCACGGCAATGGACCTCGTCCGCTCCTCAAGTGGCCTCCGTCGAACCACAACCGGACGGCACCGTCAAAGTGACGGCGCTCAAGCCCGGTAGCACCACCATCACAGTCAACTCGGACGGAGCCTCGGGCGAGGCCACCCTCGAGGTCACCGACGCTCGCCTCCTCTCGCTGCAGGTGTCACCCACCAGCGCCTCCGTGCTTGCAGGCCTCACGCAGCAGTTCACCGCCCAGGGCACCTACGGCGACGGCACCACGCGCGACGTGACGAGCAGCGCGACGTGGACCTCGAGCAACACCGCCATGGCCACCGTCAGCAGCACGGGCCTGAGCACCGGCGTGGCCGCGGGTGGGCCTATCACCCTCACCGCCACCCTGGGTGGCGTGAGCGGCACGGCTCAGTTCACCATCACCCCTCCCCCGCCCGTGCTCATCTCCATCAAGATCACCCCCGCGACGGCTTCGGTGCTCCTGGGCTCGACACAGCAGTTCACCGCTCAAGGCAGCTACAGCGACGGCACCACGAGCGATGTGACGAACAGCGCGACGTGGACCTCGAGCGACGCCGCCATTGCCACCGTGAGCAGCATGGGCCTGGGCACCGGCGTGGCCGGGGGTGGGCCCGTCACACTCACCGCCTCCCTGGGTGGCGTGAGCGGCACGGCTCAACTCAGCGTCAAGGGGTGGACGTCCGCAGGGTCCATGTCCACGAGCCGCTACAACCACACCGCCACGCGGCTGGCCTCGGGCAAGGTGCTCATCGCTGGGGGGCGCAATGGGACGACCCCCCTGAGCAGTGCGGAGTTGTACGATCCAGCTACCAACTCCTGGTCTCCAGCCAAGGCCATGGCCAAGGGCCGCTTCGCTCACGCCGCCCTATTGCTCGACGATGGTTACGTGATCGCCACTGGGGGCGTCGGCGCCCTGACCAGCACGGAGATGTATGATCCGGCGAGCGACTCCTGGTTTGTGGTCAGCCCCATGAGCGGGGGCCGCTCCGGTCACACCATGACGCTGCTTCCCTCGGGCCAGGTGCTCGTCACCGGCGGCACCGATGGCAACAGCGCTCTAGCCACTGCGGAGGTGTTCGAGCCGCTCGCCAACCTTTGGGTTCGGTCCAGCACCATGAGCACCGCCCGCTTCAACCACACGGCCACATTGCTCTCCTCGGGCAAGGTCCTCGTCTCAGGGGGGTCCAATGGCTCCGGGAGCTTGAGCAGCGCCGAGGTGTACGACCCGGCCACCAACTTGTGGACTCCAGTTGCCACCATGGTGACGCGCCATAGCCTTCACGCCGCCACGCTGCTCTCCTCGGGGAAGGTGCTCATCTCAGGAGGGACATCGCTCACCGATCCCTCTTCCTCTGAGCTGTATGATCCAGGCGCCAACGTCTGGTCCACAGCGGGCGCCATGGTCGCAGGCCGCTCCCGCCACACCGCCACGCTGCTCGATTCGGGCCAGGTGCTCGTCGCGGGGGGCGACGGCAGCAGCTATTACAACACTGCGGAGTCGTACAACCCAGCCACCCCTTCCTGGTCCGCAGCCTTCCCCATGGCCGTGCCTCGCAGCCAGCACACCGCGACGCTGCTGACCTCAGGCAGGGTTCTCGTCGTGGGTGGCGAAGATGGCACCCATTCCCTTGCCACGGCGGAGATGTACGCGCCCTAA
- a CDS encoding DUF1254 domain-containing protein, translating into MSAGLYETAYEIGCEGYTYLYPIVLMDVTRRQMTNVKEIDLATWRSPANVFMNNPRFPGPEDRTVVRPNFDTLYSSAWLDLVREPMVIKVPPADGRYYLLPMLDMWTDVFTCPGPRTTGTAAQQLVIVGPGWSGTINPALKLQRIDASTPYVWIIGRTQCDGSESGGASSYASVHEFQKGLEIIPYSAYAAGQPAPPPVGSDTDDISREEPLVLVEKMTPEEFFAYGADLLRQNPAHFNDYPILARLAQVGFVAGQPFDLNAAPAIVQKAFKKAVPDALARMKEKQTSLTPLTNGWTYANDLVGTYGTSYLRRAIVALIGLGANLPEDAIYPVAYNDVDADSKLTPLDSAKHYTLRFEANSLPPVNAFWSVTLYDEQGFQVPNSINRFSLGTRNNLAQDPSDGSVTVYVQRSMDETDSRRSNWLPAPQQGAFNLTMRLYSPKQEAVNADWHPPPIMRAE; encoded by the coding sequence ATGAGCGCTGGTTTGTACGAGACCGCATACGAGATCGGCTGCGAGGGATATACATATCTCTATCCCATCGTGTTGATGGACGTGACGCGCCGGCAGATGACGAACGTCAAGGAGATCGACCTCGCTACCTGGCGAAGCCCGGCCAACGTGTTCATGAATAACCCGCGTTTCCCGGGACCGGAAGACCGCACCGTGGTGCGACCCAACTTCGACACGCTCTATTCGAGTGCGTGGCTCGATCTCGTGCGCGAGCCCATGGTCATCAAGGTCCCTCCGGCCGATGGGCGCTACTACCTCTTGCCCATGCTCGACATGTGGACGGACGTCTTCACCTGCCCCGGCCCCCGAACGACGGGGACCGCGGCCCAGCAGCTCGTCATCGTCGGCCCGGGGTGGAGCGGGACGATCAACCCGGCCCTGAAGCTGCAACGGATCGACGCGTCGACGCCGTATGTCTGGATCATCGGACGAACGCAGTGCGACGGTAGTGAATCGGGCGGTGCATCGAGCTACGCCAGCGTGCACGAGTTCCAGAAGGGCCTCGAGATCATCCCTTACTCCGCCTACGCGGCCGGGCAGCCGGCGCCGCCGCCCGTCGGGTCAGACACCGATGACATCAGCCGCGAAGAGCCGTTGGTGCTCGTAGAAAAGATGACTCCCGAAGAGTTCTTCGCCTATGGCGCAGACCTGCTGCGCCAGAATCCTGCGCACTTCAATGACTACCCCATTCTCGCGCGTCTGGCGCAGGTAGGCTTCGTGGCGGGCCAGCCGTTCGACCTGAACGCAGCCCCGGCGATCGTGCAAAAGGCCTTCAAGAAAGCGGTCCCCGACGCCCTCGCCCGGATGAAGGAAAAGCAGACCTCCCTCACGCCGCTGACGAATGGCTGGACATACGCGAACGATCTGGTGGGGACCTACGGGACGAGCTACCTCCGCCGCGCGATCGTTGCCCTGATCGGACTGGGCGCCAATCTCCCGGAGGACGCAATCTACCCGGTCGCCTACAATGACGTGGACGCGGATTCCAAGCTCACCCCGCTGGACAGCGCCAAGCATTACACGCTGCGCTTCGAGGCCAACAGCCTGCCACCGGTGAACGCCTTCTGGTCCGTGACGCTGTACGACGAGCAGGGATTCCAGGTCCCGAACTCCATCAACCGCTTCTCGCTGGGCACGCGAAACAACCTGGCCCAGGACCCCTCCGATGGCTCCGTGACGGTGTACGTCCAACGATCCATGGACGAGACCGATTCGAGGCGGTCGAACTGGCTGCCGGCACCACAGCAGGGCGCGTTCAACCTCACCATGCGGCTGTACTCGCCGAAGCAGGAGGCGGTCAATGCAGATTGGCACCCGCCTCCGATCATGCGAGCGGAGTGA
- a CDS encoding FAD-dependent oxidoreductase, translating into MTPNRGTAVIVGASLSGLMTGLALSRAGWDVTLLERVGSFPRTGAAIGLDDGLLGRLARLAGRPAFPLGPPPVAQQGATWSELHARLRAAAEAAPRLALHHDVPLRGVV; encoded by the coding sequence ATGACACCAAACCGCGGCACCGCCGTCATCGTCGGTGCGTCCCTGTCAGGGCTGATGACGGGGCTGGCCCTCTCGCGCGCCGGGTGGGACGTCACCCTGCTTGAGCGCGTGGGCAGCTTCCCCCGGACGGGGGCCGCCATCGGCCTCGATGATGGCCTGCTGGGCCGGCTCGCGCGGCTTGCGGGCCGGCCCGCGTTCCCGCTCGGTCCGCCCCCGGTTGCACAGCAGGGAGCGACCTGGTCCGAACTGCACGCAAGGCTACGTGCGGCCGCGGAGGCCGCCCCCCGGCTGGCGCTTCACCACGATGTCCCCCTGCGGGGCGTCGTCTAA
- a CDS encoding aldo/keto reductase, which yields MQKRILGRGGLEVSALGLGCMGLSGGYGQPTEKHAAIALIRKAVERGVTFFDTAQVYGPFTNEELVGEALAPFRDQVVIATKFGWNVDPDTGEHLGGVNSRPERIRRLTEGSLKRLRVEAIDLYYQHRVDPAVPIEDVAGTVKDLIAEGKVKHFGLSEASAQTIRRAHAVLPIAALQSEYSLWWREPEQSVLPTLEELGIGFVPFSPLGKGFLTGKIDATTTLDPTDFRNKIPRFSQENRKVNQAMVELVSRIAAQKRATLAQVALAWLLARKPWIVPIPGTTKQHRLEENLGGASVLLTPDDLRDIEAASARITIHGDRYPAAMLAAIDR from the coding sequence ATGCAGAAGCGCATTCTTGGACGCGGTGGACTCGAAGTTTCGGCACTCGGGCTCGGGTGCATGGGCCTGTCCGGCGGCTATGGGCAGCCCACCGAGAAGCACGCCGCCATCGCGCTCATCCGCAAGGCGGTGGAGCGCGGGGTGACGTTCTTCGACACCGCCCAGGTCTACGGGCCCTTCACCAACGAGGAACTGGTGGGCGAGGCGCTTGCCCCCTTCCGCGACCAGGTCGTCATCGCCACCAAGTTCGGCTGGAACGTCGACCCCGACACCGGGGAGCACCTTGGCGGTGTGAACAGCCGGCCCGAGCGCATCCGCCGCCTCACCGAGGGGTCGCTGAAGCGGCTGCGCGTCGAAGCCATCGACCTCTACTACCAACACCGCGTGGACCCTGCTGTGCCCATCGAGGACGTCGCGGGCACGGTGAAGGACCTCATCGCCGAGGGAAAAGTAAAGCACTTCGGCCTCTCCGAGGCGAGCGCCCAGACCATCCGCCGCGCCCACGCGGTGCTGCCCATCGCAGCGCTCCAGAGCGAGTATTCGCTCTGGTGGCGCGAGCCCGAGCAGTCCGTGCTCCCGACGCTCGAGGAACTCGGCATCGGCTTCGTCCCCTTCAGCCCTCTGGGCAAGGGCTTCCTCACCGGGAAGATTGATGCGACGACAACGCTCGACCCCACCGACTTCCGCAACAAGATTCCGCGCTTCTCGCAAGAGAACCGGAAGGTCAACCAGGCGATGGTTGAGCTGGTGAGCCGCATCGCCGCGCAGAAGCGCGCCACGCTCGCACAGGTCGCGCTCGCGTGGCTGCTCGCACGCAAGCCGTGGATTGTCCCCATCCCGGGCACCACGAAGCAGCACCGCCTCGAGGAGAACCTCGGCGGCGCCAGCGTGCTGCTCACGCCCGACGACCTGCGCGACATCGAGGCGGCCTCGGCCCGCATCACCATCCACGGCGACCGGTACCCCGCGGCCATGTTGGCCGCCATCGACCGCTGA
- a CDS encoding LysR family transcriptional regulator, which translates to MNDELEGMAVFVAVAESKSLREAGERLGVSGSAVSQALSKLEERLGVTLMQRTTRSLHLTDAGERLYARVGPALAEVRAAASAVGELGSEPRGTLRLLVSPAAASFLGGELMGGFVAEHRHVHLDLFFSDEPIDVVAGGYDAGIRLGEVIDKDMIALPVSGELRLLVVGAPSYFARRPKPTHPRELVEHDCINWRPAAGAPPYRWEFTEKGRDFSVDVSAQVLTNDVAFNLRLARAGVGITLSDDRVRDQVARGELVTVLEEFSAPFPGFFLYYPQRRHASPALRAFIDYLRSAQTSGAMKQGRRPKPPVPPSR; encoded by the coding sequence ATGAACGACGAACTCGAGGGCATGGCCGTATTCGTCGCCGTGGCGGAATCGAAGAGCCTTCGCGAGGCCGGCGAGCGGCTCGGCGTGAGCGGCTCGGCAGTGAGCCAGGCGCTGAGCAAGCTCGAAGAGCGGCTCGGCGTGACGCTCATGCAACGGACCACGCGCAGCCTGCACCTCACCGACGCGGGTGAGCGGCTCTACGCGCGCGTCGGGCCCGCGCTCGCCGAGGTGCGCGCCGCTGCCAGCGCGGTGGGCGAGCTCGGAAGCGAACCGCGCGGCACGCTACGGCTGCTCGTGTCCCCGGCTGCCGCCAGCTTCCTGGGTGGCGAGCTGATGGGCGGGTTCGTTGCCGAGCACCGGCACGTCCACCTCGACCTGTTCTTCTCCGACGAGCCGATCGATGTCGTTGCCGGGGGGTACGACGCGGGCATCCGGCTCGGCGAGGTCATCGACAAGGACATGATTGCGCTGCCGGTCTCCGGAGAGCTGCGGCTTCTGGTGGTGGGCGCGCCGTCCTACTTCGCTCGGCGCCCGAAGCCAACGCACCCGCGCGAGCTCGTGGAGCACGATTGCATCAACTGGCGGCCGGCGGCGGGAGCGCCTCCATATCGGTGGGAGTTCACCGAGAAGGGCCGGGACTTCTCCGTCGACGTGTCGGCCCAGGTACTCACCAACGACGTGGCGTTCAATCTGCGCCTTGCGCGGGCCGGGGTGGGAATCACCTTGTCGGACGACCGCGTCCGCGACCAGGTGGCACGCGGTGAGTTGGTGACGGTGCTGGAGGAGTTCTCGGCCCCTTTCCCCGGGTTCTTCCTGTACTACCCGCAGCGCCGGCATGCCTCGCCGGCACTGCGCGCGTTCATCGACTACCTGCGAAGCGCGCAGACGTCAGGCGCCATGAAGCAGGGCCGCCGCCCGAAGCCCCCAGTTCCCCCAAGCAGGTGA
- a CDS encoding M16 family metallopeptidase: MRTLLLLLVMGAAASSAAQPNTPSAFPYPVKTDTLPNGLTVVRVPFHSPGLVAYYTVVRVGSRNEVEPGKTGFAHFFEHMMFKGTKKHPEGERERLLATYGFDDNAFTTDDFTVYHSYGPTAGLDALIELEADRFRNLEYAEPSFRTEALAVLGEYHKNEANPWLRMEERLLGTAFKAHPYRHTTLGFYEDIQAMPEAYAYSRTFFERWYTPDNTLLFIAGDFNDSEVMADVRAHYGPWNRKVARVPIPAEPPQAEKRTVSVEWPSSTLPRQVLAWRTPAAALSTPSAAIQAVLADYLVGTTSPVYKELVLGKQLVESLGSGFYPHRDPSLFSLHATLKAEESRPATEAALTQAIQELASGKVDPARVKAIQSNIRYSLLMNLETPNDVAGQLAWYAGIFGTPDALSRHLQNVARVQPEQLVSFAKRYLVDSQLTVLTLTPAAGGKP; the protein is encoded by the coding sequence ATGCGAACCCTCCTCCTGCTCCTCGTGATGGGCGCCGCGGCCTCCTCGGCCGCCCAGCCGAACACCCCCTCGGCCTTCCCGTATCCGGTGAAAACGGACACGCTGCCCAACGGCCTCACCGTGGTGCGCGTGCCGTTCCACTCCCCCGGCCTGGTCGCCTACTACACCGTCGTCCGCGTGGGCTCCCGCAACGAGGTGGAGCCTGGCAAGACGGGCTTCGCCCACTTCTTCGAGCACATGATGTTCAAGGGCACGAAGAAGCACCCCGAAGGCGAGCGCGAGCGCCTCCTCGCCACCTACGGCTTCGACGACAACGCGTTCACCACCGACGATTTCACCGTCTATCACTCGTATGGGCCCACCGCGGGACTCGATGCCCTCATCGAGCTGGAGGCCGACCGGTTCCGGAACCTCGAGTACGCCGAGCCGTCCTTCCGCACCGAGGCCCTCGCCGTGCTCGGCGAGTACCACAAGAACGAGGCCAACCCCTGGCTGCGCATGGAGGAGCGGCTGCTGGGCACCGCCTTCAAGGCGCACCCCTACCGCCACACCACGCTCGGCTTCTACGAGGACATCCAGGCCATGCCCGAGGCCTACGCCTACAGCCGGACCTTCTTCGAGCGCTGGTACACCCCTGACAACACCCTCCTGTTCATCGCCGGGGACTTCAACGACAGCGAGGTCATGGCCGATGTGCGCGCGCACTACGGCCCCTGGAACCGCAAGGTGGCCCGCGTCCCCATCCCCGCCGAGCCGCCGCAGGCGGAGAAGCGCACCGTCTCCGTCGAGTGGCCCTCCAGCACCCTGCCCCGCCAGGTGCTCGCCTGGCGCACCCCGGCCGCGGCCCTCTCCACCCCCAGCGCCGCCATCCAGGCCGTGCTGGCGGACTACCTCGTGGGCACCACCAGCCCCGTCTACAAGGAGCTGGTGCTCGGCAAGCAGCTCGTCGAGTCGCTCGGCAGCGGCTTCTACCCGCACCGGGACCCGTCCCTCTTCAGCCTCCATGCGACCCTCAAGGCCGAGGAGAGCCGCCCTGCCACCGAGGCCGCCCTCACCCAGGCCATCCAGGAGCTGGCCTCGGGCAAGGTGGACCCCGCGCGCGTCAAGGCCATCCAGAGCAACATCCGCTACAGCCTCCTCATGAACCTGGAGACCCCCAACGATGTGGCGGGCCAGCTTGCCTGGTACGCCGGCATCTTCGGGACGCCGGACGCGCTCTCCCGCCACCTTCAGAACGTCGCCCGCGTGCAGCCCGAGCAGCTCGTCTCCTTCGCCAAGCGCTACCTCGTCGACTCCCAGCTCACCGTCCTCACCCTCACCCCCGCCGCCGGAGGAAAGCCGTGA